One window of Equus asinus isolate D_3611 breed Donkey chromosome 7, EquAss-T2T_v2, whole genome shotgun sequence genomic DNA carries:
- the CCDC198 gene encoding factor associated with metabolism and energy isoform X3, translating to MNLKGFIRNFLDLMKLEPVDLPHVITSERLLSQQEAWTAHKAKESEKKMQTPMHTSGKRQYLHKMQMLEMNRKRQEAQVELKKSLHREARINKQNLRDHKAKKILQSIPINDGGELLTLLPDETLNRSLGNSQNAELLEHQARNDCCPRKIGKMETWLREQEARGQLLWDSSSSDSDEVGKVEKKPRALVRTRTERIPLFDEFFDRE from the exons AAGCTTGAACCCGTTGACCTGCCACATGTAATTACTTCTGAAAGGCTCCTGAGCCAGCAAGAAGCCTGGACAGCTCACAAAGCAAAG GAATCGGAAAAGAAGATGCAAACTCCAATGCATACTTCCGGGAAAAGACAATATTTACATAAGATGCAAATGCTGGAAATGAACCGTAAAAGACAAGAG GCCCAAGTGGAGTTGAAGAAAAGTCTTCACAGGGAGGCAAGAATTAATAAGCAAAATCTGAGGGACCATAAAGCCAAGAAAATCCTTCAAAGCATCCCAATAAATGATGGTGGTGAACTCCTAACCTTGTTGCCTGATGAAACCTTGAACAGAAGTCTAG gaAATTCACAGAATGCAGAACTTTTGGAACATCAAGCAAGGAATGACTGTTGTCCCCGGAAAATTGGCAAAATGGAAACATGGCTCCGTGAACAAGAGGCCCGGGGACAGCTGCTCTGGGACAGCTCCAGCTCTGACTCAGACGAGGTGGGGAAAGTTGAGAAGAAACCGAGAGCGCTGGTGAGGACCAGGACAGAGAGAATCCCACTTTTTGACGAGTTTTTCGATCGAGAATAA
- the CCDC198 gene encoding factor associated with metabolism and energy isoform X4: MEGILQKLEPVDLPHVITSERLLSQQEAWTAHKAKESEKKMQTPMHTSGKRQYLHKMQMLEMNRKRQEAQVELKKSLHREARINKQNLRDHKAKKILQSIPINDGGELLTLLPDETLNRSLGNSQNAELLEHQARNDCCPRKIGKMETWLREQEARGQLLWDSSSSDSDEVGKVEKKPRALVRTRTERIPLFDEFFDRE, translated from the exons AAGCTTGAACCCGTTGACCTGCCACATGTAATTACTTCTGAAAGGCTCCTGAGCCAGCAAGAAGCCTGGACAGCTCACAAAGCAAAG GAATCGGAAAAGAAGATGCAAACTCCAATGCATACTTCCGGGAAAAGACAATATTTACATAAGATGCAAATGCTGGAAATGAACCGTAAAAGACAAGAG GCCCAAGTGGAGTTGAAGAAAAGTCTTCACAGGGAGGCAAGAATTAATAAGCAAAATCTGAGGGACCATAAAGCCAAGAAAATCCTTCAAAGCATCCCAATAAATGATGGTGGTGAACTCCTAACCTTGTTGCCTGATGAAACCTTGAACAGAAGTCTAG gaAATTCACAGAATGCAGAACTTTTGGAACATCAAGCAAGGAATGACTGTTGTCCCCGGAAAATTGGCAAAATGGAAACATGGCTCCGTGAACAAGAGGCCCGGGGACAGCTGCTCTGGGACAGCTCCAGCTCTGACTCAGACGAGGTGGGGAAAGTTGAGAAGAAACCGAGAGCGCTGGTGAGGACCAGGACAGAGAGAATCCCACTTTTTGACGAGTTTTTCGATCGAGAATAA